In one Streptomyces marincola genomic region, the following are encoded:
- a CDS encoding DivIVA domain-containing protein, whose translation MTFPRTGFGTARGRGYRPDQVDRALARLTEDQELAWRRVAELNARVEEMTQEAARLAAVVAALPPPAFDTLGARAAELLGEVEAEAAQVRADAEADASRLLDSAVAAANELRERAAAEAAARRAAGDAAADELLDRARAEADRVVGEARRGAEAVRAEAAAVFTEVERRCARLREQQRNEQAAAERALSERLAADEAAADARVSELSELADRTLAEARRAYEEAQTHAREREDAAEARRDELLADARVRRLRAERESERAARELAEQSEQVRAHLAHIRTTLAALTGRTPRPGARSDGGSRDGGREE comes from the coding sequence ATGACGTTCCCCAGGACAGGTTTCGGCACGGCGCGGGGCCGCGGTTACCGGCCCGATCAAGTGGACCGGGCGCTCGCGCGGTTGACGGAGGACCAGGAGCTGGCGTGGCGCCGCGTGGCCGAACTGAACGCGCGGGTCGAGGAGATGACCCAGGAGGCGGCCCGGCTCGCGGCCGTGGTGGCGGCGCTGCCACCACCCGCGTTCGACACGCTGGGCGCGCGCGCCGCTGAACTGCTCGGCGAGGTGGAGGCCGAGGCCGCGCAGGTGCGCGCGGACGCGGAAGCGGACGCGTCGCGGCTGCTCGACAGCGCGGTCGCGGCGGCGAACGAGCTGCGGGAACGGGCCGCGGCCGAGGCCGCCGCCCGGCGCGCCGCGGGCGACGCGGCGGCGGACGAGCTGCTCGACCGGGCGCGGGCCGAGGCGGACCGCGTCGTCGGGGAGGCGCGGCGCGGGGCGGAGGCGGTGCGGGCCGAGGCGGCGGCGGTGTTCACCGAGGTGGAACGGCGGTGCGCGCGCCTTCGCGAGCAGCAGCGGAACGAACAGGCGGCGGCGGAGCGGGCGTTGAGTGAACGGCTCGCGGCGGACGAGGCGGCGGCCGACGCGCGCGTCTCCGAGTTGTCCGAGCTGGCGGACCGGACGCTCGCGGAGGCGCGCCGCGCGTACGAGGAGGCGCAGACGCACGCGCGGGAGCGGGAGGACGCGGCCGAGGCGCGGCGCGATGAGCTGCTCGCGGACGCGCGCGTGCGGCGCCTGCGCGCGGAGCGCGAGAGCGAACGGGCGGCGCGGGAGCTGGCGGAGCAGTCCGAGCAGGTGCGCGCGCACCTGGCGCACATCCGCACCACCCTGGCCGCGCTCACGGGCCGCACTCCGCGCCCCGGCGCGAGGAGTGACGGCGGGAGCCGGGACGGCGGGCGCGAGGAGTGA
- the glmU gene encoding bifunctional UDP-N-acetylglucosamine diphosphorylase/glucosamine-1-phosphate N-acetyltransferase GlmU, giving the protein MSFIRPAAVIVLAAGEGTRMKSATPKVLHDICGRSLLGHVVTACRELEPEELVVVVGHGRERVAAHLAEADPAARTAVQHEQRGTAHAVRAGLQALDGGQGLAGTVLVTCGDIPMQTPGTLRALAAAHQEQGNAVTVLTMELPDATGYGRVLRGPDGAVAEIVEHRDASEAQLAVREVSSGVFAFDGRLLAQALGQVGTDNSQGEEYLPDVLRILRDAGHRVGAERAADHRELVGINNRVQLAQARRMLNDRLLERAMLAGVTVVDPATTWIDAQVTFEPDALVHPGTQLLGATHVAAGAEVGPGCRLKDTVVGAGAVVGNTVADGARIGPGANVGPYAYLRPGTVLGADAKAGTFVEMKNSTIGEGTKVPHLSYVGDATIGDHTNIGAASVFVNYDGESKHHTTIGSYCKTGSDNMFVAPVTVGDGSYTAAGSVITRDVPPGSLAVARGQQRNIEGWVARKRPGSAAAQAADAALAATKHTSEEE; this is encoded by the coding sequence GTGAGCTTCATCCGCCCGGCAGCCGTCATCGTTCTCGCAGCGGGTGAGGGGACCCGCATGAAGTCCGCGACGCCCAAGGTGCTGCACGACATCTGCGGCCGTTCGCTGCTCGGGCACGTCGTGACCGCGTGCCGTGAACTGGAGCCGGAGGAACTGGTCGTGGTGGTGGGCCACGGCCGCGAGCGGGTCGCCGCGCACCTGGCCGAGGCCGACCCGGCGGCGCGCACCGCGGTGCAGCACGAGCAGCGCGGGACCGCGCACGCCGTGCGGGCCGGGCTCCAGGCACTGGACGGCGGGCAGGGCCTGGCGGGCACGGTGCTGGTGACGTGCGGCGACATTCCGATGCAGACGCCCGGGACGCTGCGGGCGCTGGCCGCCGCGCACCAGGAGCAGGGCAACGCGGTGACCGTGCTGACGATGGAGCTGCCCGACGCGACGGGCTACGGCCGGGTGCTGCGCGGCCCGGACGGCGCGGTGGCCGAGATCGTCGAGCACCGGGACGCGTCGGAGGCGCAGCTGGCGGTGCGCGAGGTCAGCTCGGGGGTGTTCGCGTTCGACGGCCGTCTGCTCGCGCAGGCGCTCGGGCAGGTGGGCACGGACAACAGCCAGGGCGAGGAGTACCTGCCCGACGTGCTGCGCATCCTGCGGGACGCGGGGCACCGGGTGGGCGCGGAGCGGGCCGCCGACCACCGGGAGCTGGTCGGCATCAACAACCGGGTGCAGCTTGCGCAGGCCCGGCGGATGCTCAACGACCGGCTGCTGGAACGCGCCATGCTGGCCGGGGTGACGGTGGTCGACCCGGCGACGACGTGGATCGACGCGCAGGTGACGTTCGAGCCGGACGCGCTGGTGCACCCGGGCACGCAGCTGCTCGGCGCCACGCACGTGGCGGCGGGTGCCGAGGTCGGCCCCGGCTGCCGGCTGAAGGACACGGTGGTCGGCGCGGGCGCCGTGGTGGGCAACACGGTGGCCGACGGCGCGCGGATCGGCCCCGGCGCGAACGTCGGGCCGTACGCGTATCTGCGCCCGGGCACGGTTCTCGGGGCGGACGCGAAGGCCGGGACTTTCGTGGAGATGAAGAACTCGACGATCGGTGAGGGAACGAAGGTCCCGCACCTGTCGTATGTCGGGGACGCCACCATCGGCGATCACACGAACATCGGTGCGGCAAGCGTGTTCGTCAACTACGACGGAGAGTCGAAGCACCACACGACGATTGGTTCGTACTGCAAGACGGGTTCGGACAATATGTTTGTGGCACCGGTCACCGTGGGAGACGGCTCCTACACCGCGGCAGGCTCGGTCATCACGCGCGACGTGCCTCCGGGATCACTCGCCGTAGCCAGGGGCCAGCAGCGGAACATCGAGGGCTGGGTCGCGCGCAAGCGCCCGGGCTCGGCGGCGGCGCAGGCGGCCGATGCTGCTCTAGCTGCGACGAAGCACACGTCCGAGGAAGAGTGA